The Centroberyx gerrardi isolate f3 chromosome 12, fCenGer3.hap1.cur.20231027, whole genome shotgun sequence genome has a window encoding:
- the c1s.2 gene encoding complement C1r subcomponent isoform X2, which translates to MCQSNGQWHLSLPECKIIDCGEPEPLLNGGVTFISGSENQYRSVIQYHCNEPFYSLPGGVNVSYTCAADRKWRDNHDVPVTPTCIPVCGKPTKLISGFQRIIGGSTAPENTIPWQVLLSVAGDRGGGMVIGDRWVMTAAHNLVHSGITMKKEVLRVYMGSNNAHTLTKTSPADVASVHVHPEYNNPDHVDYNNNIALIKLQHPITFHASIMPICLPAEGVTYSTGVMGLVSGFGITRENNTEIISNMLKHIRLPVVDQGMCNNSINEVKKTENYVPSLSDNMFCAGVPEAGKDSCQGDSGSAFAMRDDGRFWAAGIVSWGVDCGVPGRYGVYTRVANYLDWINKTMQEN; encoded by the exons ATGTGTCAAAGCAACGGACAGTggcacctctctctcccagaatgCAAGA TAATTGATTGCGGAGAGCCTGAACCACTGCTGAATGGAGGCGTAACCTTCATATCTGGCTCTGAGAATCAGTACCGTTCTGTTATTCAGTACCACTGCAATGAACCATTTTACTCTCTCCCTGGGGGAGTAAATG TCAGCTACACCTGTGCAGCAGACAGAAAGTGGAGAGACAACCATGATGTTCCTGTCACTCCAACATGTATACCAG TTTGTGGAAAGCCCACAAAACTTATCTCTGGCTTTCAGAGGATCATTGGGGGCAGTACAGCTCCAGAAAATACAATCCCCTGGCAAGTATTGTTGAGTGTAGCTGGTGATAGAGGAGGCGGCATGGTGATTGGAGACCGCTGGGTTATGACTGCAGCTCACAATCTGGTACATAGTGGCATAACCATGAAAAAGGAGGTCTTACGG GTTTACATGGGAAGTAACAACGCCCATACATTAACAAAGACCTCACCTGCAGATGTTGCTTCAGTCCATGTTCACCCCGAATATAACAATCCCGATCACGTAGACTACAACAATAACATTGCCTTGATCAAACTGCAACATCCAATCACATTCCACGCCTCCATCATGCCAATATGTTTGCCAGCAGAGGGCGTCACATACAGCACTGGTGTGATGGG ACTGGTGTCAGGCTTTGGCATTACAAGGGAGAACAACACAGAGATAATTTCAAATATGCTGAAGCACATACGCCTCCCTGTGGTGGACCAGGGGATGTGCAATAATTCTATCAACGaggtgaagaagacagagaacTATGTACCAAGTCTGTCAGACAACATGTTCTGTGCTGGAGTCCCTGAAGCTGGGAAGGACTCCTGCCAAGGAGACAGTGGAAGTGCCTTCGCCATGAGGGACGATGGGCGATTCTGGGCTGCAGGGATCGTCAGCTGGGGGGTCGACTGCGGAGTGCCGGGCAGATATGGAGTCTATACCAGAGTGGCCAACTACCTGGACTGGATCAACAAGACCATGCAAGAGAACTGA
- the LOC139919111 gene encoding tumor necrosis factor receptor superfamily member 5 gives MAKLDCKRDEYLSQDGQRCCDRCPAGKYIRSDCDGTEKTKCDECGRGFHTATKNHLYVCQACRVCHRSNNHKKVKECPADEDTQCECIPGFYCNEPDCEHCKPVTHCPVGEGVKAKATRMNDTICAPCETGSFSNASDFHSSCQPHKSCEDWGRVLETPGTPSADAVCGRFKSQCPWILPASLWSGLALTSLILLFIIYWRAKRKSYKTACSSDPDVTVKPVPAAYICPVELPLPSIEYNGHCQESCEKSCVSPLFDPDDKVVICCTQDSVESSLPITPLTASAQFGESNHINGNAGNCTRNSLRTHSEPQEDEWCGM, from the exons ATGGCGAAGCTTGATTGCAAACGTGACGAGTACCTCTCTCAAGATGGACAGAGATGCTGTGATCGCTGTCCCGCAG GAAAGTACATCCGCAGTGACTGTGACGGCACCGAGAAGACCAAGTGTGACGAATGCGGGCGTGGGtttcacacagcaacaaaaaatcacttgtatgtgtgtcagGCGTGCAGGGTCTGCCATCGCa gcaaCAACCATAAGAAGGTAAAGGAGTGTCCGGCTGATGAGGACACGCAGTGTGAGTGTATACCTGGCTTCTACTGTAATGAGCCTGACTGTGAGCACTGCAAGCCGGTGACCCACTGCCCTGTGGGTGAAGGGGTCAAGGCTAAAG CCACTCGCATGAATGATACAATCTGTGCTCCATGTGAAACGGGGAGCTTCAGCAATGCATCAGATTTCCACTCATCCTGTCAACCACATAAAAG CTGTGAGGACTGGGGGAGGGTGCTGGAAACTCCTGGGACCCCAAGTGCTGATGCTGTGTGTGGTCGCTTCAAATCTC agtGTCCCTGGATATTACCTGCAAGCCTGTGGTCAGGACTAGCGCTGACCTCACTCATCCTGCTCTTTATCATTTACTGGAGGGCAAAACGCAAATCATACAAAACAG CCTGCTCTAGTGATCCTGATGTGACAGTGAAGCCGGTGCCTGCAGCCTACATCTGTCCAGTGGAGCTTCCTTTGCCGTCCATAGAATACAACGGGCACTGCCAAGAGAGCTGTGAGAAGAGCTGTGTGTCACCGCTTTTTGACCCAG ATGACAAGGTGGTCATTTGCTGCACACAGGACAGCGTGGAGAGCAGCCTTCCCATAACACCGCTGACAGCTTCAGCTCAATTTGGTGAATCCAACCACATCAATGGAAATGCAGGAAACTGCACCAGGAACTCCCTCAGGACCCATTCAGAGCCACAGGAGGACGAGTGGTGCGGGATGTAA
- the LOC139918903 gene encoding ovochymase, giving the protein MLRLSLCLLLLSHSASSTLLGWVESPGYPSGYLPDASLNWSRCAHEGHALSLTLTHLDLEDSQDCENDGLKIFSNGNLISILCGQRTFEELQSAVNPSLVSPPGGCLSLSFHSDYSNIKKHTGFRGFYTVQDFDECEADPDNKCTQFCHNFIGGYHCSCRHGYHLDTDKHTCTVSCTEDLSGSQKGVISTPSWPGAYAENANCSYTLSVEEHLQLELHFSKDFDVEQSTDGQCIDSVRVETGSGTLGPFCGYAPPSSPLLTHSNHVQIRFTSDGFGSNNGFSVQYRTRAKVCPGVVTLKSSVAPQHPEYKQGETVTVTCELGHHVDTFEKILSTSEYVTTCQTSGVWSPKYNCEPVDCGTPDIPDDSILQLTDADNPSTQFEDEIQFKCSSKYYTLEGDDTYICNGSGHWVSVGSKEKLPKCTEVCGKTETDISSTGRILGGRIADLGELPWQLLIKEPRRGGASLINDRWAVTAAHVVDGYEQRPIQLYGGLVDAKKVINVMDSEKIIIHPNYVKGTLNTERTNYDNDIALIRLASRVELGPNLLPICLPVADGGLRENEQGTVSGWGRTETSFKSQMLQYAHIAGISLSECRNTPNLKNTPLVFTENMFCAGAMGTDSCRGDSGGPFILPMLGKGNKNNRGPYRLKGIVSWGSSCDQKDYKGYYTKVDNYVDWIKETIDRVEAEKVTIPERKPMKLCGGKSPGLIATNSNTHISSLKDKPLPDMGWTYFAIWFLFASVCEGWRLPRSDPLMYGEVRSPQFPQPYPPNLLKRWDLSVPEGYQIKLTFTHLDIEASTGCYYDALTVLYDKKVLWKFCGQENSADGNHPGNQPIFSPGNRLTLIFQTDDNNPEIHQNVGFSAHYQAIDMDECSGPDPEDGSGPICSQICLNTLGSYLCSCHHGYELRPDQRTCVLSCGSGIFDEPEGQLSSPGYPDPSAHGLSCQYIISVEPGFTVTLNFTDNFQIESIDTQQGHSCLYHWLQVTIPETDPVKLCGGKSPGLIATNSNTVRLDYHTDGTGLSHGWSLGYSTHRVKCPFPSGVAKGRVTPVFTEYFYRDYIYVRCDQGYKLMMDGREITSYSAMCQSNGQWHLSLPECKIIDCGEPEPLLNGGVTFISGSENQYRSVIQYHCNEPFYSLLGGVNVSYTCAADRKWRDNHDVPVTPTCIPVCGKPTKLISGFQRIIGGSTAPENTIPWQVLLSVAGDRGGGMVIGDRWVMTAAHNLVQNGITMKKEVLRVYMGSNNAHTLTKASPATVSSVHVHPEYNNPNHVDYNNDIALIKLQHPITFHASVMPICLPAGGVTYSTGVMGLVSGFGITRENNTEIISNMLKHIRLPVVDQGMCSNSINEVKKTENHVPSLSNNMFCAGVPEAGKDSCQGDSGSAFAMRDDGRFWAAGIVSWGVDCGVPGRYGVYTRVANYLDWINKTMQEN; this is encoded by the exons ATGCTGAGATTAAG TCTCTGCCTTCTCCTGCTGTCCCACTCTGCCTCCTCCACGCTGTTAGGATGGGTCGAGTCTCCAGGATATCCCAGCGGTTACTTGCCCGATGCCAGTCTTAACTGGAGCAGGTGCGCCCATGAAGGCCACGCCCTCTCCCTCACGCTCACTCACCTGGACCTGGAGGACAGCCAAGACTGTGAAAACGATGGTCTGAAG ATCTTTTCAAATGGAAACCTAATTTCCATTCTATGCGGCCAAAGGACTTTTGAGGAACTTCAATCCGCTGTCAATCCCTCGCTCGTCTCCCCCCCTGGtggctgcctctctctttcattccacTCTGACTACTCAAACATCAAGAAGCACACtggcttcagaggcttttatactGTGCAAg ACTTTGATGAATGCGAGGCCGACCCAGACAACAAATGCACCCAATTCTGTCACAACTTCATTGGAGGTTACCACTGCTCCTGTCGCCATGGCTACCATCtggacacagacaaacatacttGCACTG TGAGTTGTACTGAGGACCTGTCAGGGTCGCAGAAGGGTGTGATATCCACTCCCTCCTGGCCCGGTGCTTATGCAGAGAATGCCAATTGCTCCTACACCCTGTCTGTGGAGGAGCACTTACAGCTGGAGCTGCACTTCTCTAAAGACTTCGATGTGGAGCAAAGCACCGATGGACAGTGCATAGACTCAGTGAGG GTTGAGACTGGCTCTGGGACTCTCGGGCCGTTCTGCGGCTACgcgcctccctcctctcccttactcactcactcaaaccATGTCCAAATCCGCTTCACCTCTGATGGCTTTGGCTCCAACAACGGCTTCAGTGTCCAGTACAGGACCAGAG CCAAGGTCTGTCCAGGAGTGGTAACCTTAAAGTCCTCTGTGGCTCCCCAGCATCCAGAATATAAGCAAGGTGAAACAGTGACAGTGACTTGTGAGCTCGGTCACCATGTGGATACG TTTGAAAAGATCCTGAGCACGTCAGAGTACGTGACAACATGCCAGACATCAGGCGTATGGAGTCCCAAATACAACTGTGAAC CTGTGGATTGTGGAACGCCAGACATTCCAGATGACAGCATCCTTCAACTGACGGACGCAGACAACCCGAGCACTCAGTTTGAAGATGAGATTCAGTTTAAGTGTAGTTCAAAGTACTACACACTGGAAGGAGATG ATACATACATTTGTAATGGCAGTGGTCATTGGGTATCAGTTGGCAGCAAGGAAAAGTTGCCAAAATGCACTGAAG tgtgtgggaAGACTGAAACAGATATCTCAAGTACAGGCAGGATTTTGGGAGGTCGGATTGCAGATTTGGGGGAATTACCTTGGCAGCTTTTAATTAAAGAAcccagaagaggaggagcatcACTGATCAATGACCGATGGGCCGTGACAGCAGCTCATGTTGTGGATGGGTATGAGCAAAGACCTATTCAGCTCTATGGTGGACTGGTAGATGCAAAAAAAGTGATAAATGTCATGGACAGTGAGAAGATCATTATTCATCCTAACTATGTGAAGGGGACACTTAATACTGAACGCACTAATTATGACAATGATATTGCTCTTATCAGATTGGCTTCCAGGGTGGAGCTAGGCCCCAACCTCCTTCCCATTTGTCTGCCAGTGGCAGATGGAGGCTTGAGGGAAAATGAACAAGGCACAGTTTCAGGTTGGGGGAGGACAGAAACTAGTTTTAAAAGTCAGATGTTACAATATGCTCATATCGCAGGCATCTCCCTCAGTGAGTGTAGGAACACACCTAACTTGAAGAACACCCCCTTGGTTTTCACTGAAAACATGTTCTGTGCTGGAGCAATGGGGACTGACAGCTGCAGGGGAGACAGTGGCGGTCCATTTATTTTACCAATGTTGGGGAAGGGAAACAAGAATAACAGAGGGCCTTATCGTCTGAAGGGCATTGTGTCCTGGGGATCCTCGTGTGACCAGAAGGACTACAAGGGTTATTATACCAAAGTGGATAATTATGTCGACTGGATCAAAGAGACAATAGACAGAGTAGAGGcagagaaa GTGACCATCCCAGAGAGAAAGCCCATGAAGCTGTGTGGGGGAAAGAGTCCAGGCCTGATCGCCACTAACTCCAACACT CACATCAGTTCACTCAAAGACAAACCTCTTCCAGACATGGGCTGGACCTATTTTGCCATCTG GTTTCTGTTTGCGTCGGTGTGTGAGGGTTGGCGGCTGCCCCGCTCTGATCCTCTTATGTATGGGGAGGTCCGGTCCCCCCAGTTCCCCCAGCCTTACCCTCCCAACCTGCTGAAACGGTGGGACCTCAGTGTGCCTGAGGGCTACCAGATCAAGCTGACCTTCACACACCTGGACATCGAGGCTTCTACAGGATGCTATTACGATGCTCTTACG GTTCTCTACGATAAAAAGGTCTTGTGGAAGTTTTGTGGCCAGGAGAATTCTGCTGATGGGAATCACCCAGGCAACCAGCCCATCTTCTCTCCAGGCAACAGACTCACCCTCATATTCCAAACAGATGACAACAACCCAGAAATTCACCAGAATGTTGGCTTCTCTGCTCACTACCAGGCAATAG ACATGGATGAGTGTTCAGGGCCAGACCCTGAAGATGGCTCAGGCCCAATCTGCTCTCAGATCTGCCTCAACACTCTTGGCTCATACCTCTGCTCCTGTCACCATGGCTACGAGCTCCGCCCAGACCAGCGCACCTGCGTGT TATCCTGCGGTAGTGGTATATTTGACGAGCCTGAGGGACAGCTGTCCAGTCCAGGATACCCTGACCCTTCAGCTCACGGTCTGTCCTGCCAGTACATCATCTCTGTAGAACCCGGCTTCACTGTCACTCTCAACTTCACTGACAACTTCCAAATTGAGAGCATAGATACTCAGCAAGGCCACAGCTGTCTATATCACTGGTTACAG GTGACCATCCCAGAGACAGACCCCGTGAAGCTGTGTGGGGGAAAGAGTCCAGGACTGATCGCCACTAACTCCAACACTGTCAGGCTGGACTACCACACTGACGGGACAGGCCTGAGTCACGGCTGGAGCCTGGGCTACAGCACACaca GGGTGAAGTGTCCATTTCCCAGTGGTGTGGCTAAAGGCAGGGTCACTCCTGTCTTTACTGAATATTTCTACAGAGATTACATCTACGTGCGCTGTGACCAAGGATACAAGCTGATGATG GATGGTAGAGAGATCACCAGTTACTCCGCCATGTGTCAAAGCAACGGACAGTGGCACCTCTCCCTCCCAGAATGCAAGA TAATTGATTGCGGAGAGCCTGAACCACTGCTGAATGGAGGCGTAACCTTCATATCTGGCTCTGAGAATCAGTACCGTTCTGTTATTCAGTACCACTGCAATGAACCATTTTACTCTCTCCTTGGGGGAGTAAATG TCAGCTACACCTGTGCAGCAGACAGAAAGTGGAGAGACAACCATGATGTTCCTGTCACTCCAACATGTATACCAG TTTGCGGAAAGCCCACGAAACTTATCTCTGGCTTTCAGAGGATCATTGGGGGCAGTACAGCTCCAGAAAATACAATCCCCTGGCAAGTATTGTTGAGTGTAGCTGGTGATAGAGGAGGAGGCATGGTGATTGGAGACCGCTGGGTTATGACTGCAGCTCACAATCTGGTACAAAATGGCATAACCATGAAAAAGGAGGTCTTACGG GTTTACATGGGAAGTAACAACGCCCATACATTAACAAAGGCCTCACCTGCAACTGTTTCCTCAGTCCATGTTCACCCCGAATATAACAATCCCAATCACGTAGACTACAACAATGACATTGCCTTGATCAAGCTGCAACATCCAATCACATTCCACGCCTCCGTCATGCCAATATGTTTGCCAGCAGGGGGCGTCACATACAGCACTGGCGTGATGGG ACTGGTGTCAGGCTTTGGCATTACAAGGGAGAACAACACAGAGATAATTTCAAATATGCTGAAGCACATACGCCTCCCTGTGGTGGACCAGGGGATGTGCAGTAATTCTATCAATGaggtgaagaagacagagaacCATGTACCAAGTCTTTCAAACAACATGTTCTGTGCTGGAGTCCCTGAAGCTGGGAAGGACTCCTGCCAAGGAGACAGTGGAAGTGCCTTCGCCATGAGGGACGATGGGCGATTCTGGGCTGCAGGGATTGTCAGCTGGGGGGTCGACTGCGGAGTGCCGGGCAGATATGGAGTCTATACCAGAGTGGCCAACTACCTGGACTGGATCAACAAGACCATGCAGGAGAACTGA
- the tapbpl gene encoding tapasin-related protein produces the protein MIEVLLIGCFMTCVYAEGGADVVLSCSLVEEGVGMGGMGGGALFTRTPATLVLSDVAVTSDQLLETLTPFVPSTVPDPDAILFEAKASSPEIPNGDLFLHADCDEKEVTCEISRYFLHGSQDSTEPAYFFVSLSIEGDGLSTALILQTLAVEKDRSGGTTLIQTKLGLPLSQSGSMLTEVAFLVFSHAKSVSAPLRGDVLLSCGFRQQEMPPAQEVGIEWRLQHRGKGRKVLEMRTRLNDTEESSEVHAEREGSSVDAALVGEGNTSMILTKLKVSDEGTYICTVSVGLFHAQQVIQLHVTQPPRVSLSEEKLVFKPEVPQTLSCHCSNYYPLDAQMEWFSLSPTDTEPTVLPEQGSLSSHRQHGDGTFSLSSHLSVPSSVSPGNTITCRVSHSALATPLSVSLVVEKPEPDSYWLVLGFLVITVLFFYQVMK, from the exons ATGATTGAAGTTCTCTTGATTGGATGCTTCATGACATGCGTTTATG CTGAGGGGGGTGCAGATGTGGTGCTGTCCTGCTccctggtggaggagggagtCGGCATGGGGGGAATGGGAGGTGGCGCTCTCTTCACCCGGACTCCAGCCACACTTGTCTTGAGCGATGTTGCAGTGACTTCTGACCAATTACTTGAAACGCTCACTCCGTTCGTCCCGTCTACGGTCCCTGATCCTGATGCCATCCTCTTCGAGGCCAAAG CGTCATCGCCCGAGATCCCCAACGGAGACCTGTTTCTCCATGCAGACTGCGATGAGAAGGAAGTGACATGTGAAATAAGCCGTTACTTCCTGCATGGCTCCCAGGACAGCACAGAACCAGCCTATTTTTTTGTGTCCCTGAGCATTGAGGGAGACGGGCTCAGCACTGCGCTGATCCTGCAGACTTTGGCGGTTGAGAAGGACCGATCAGGGGGAACAACCCTGATACAGACCAAACTGGGCCTGCCTCTTAGCCAGTCAGGGTCCATGCTGACTGAGG tGGCATTCCTGGTGTTTTCCCATGCAAAGTCTGTTTCTGCCCCTCTAAGAGGCGACGTCCTCCTCAGCTGCGGCTTCAGGCAGCAGGAAATGCCCCCGGCACAGGAGGTTGGCATTGAGTGGCGGCTGCAGCACAGAGGAAAAGGGCGGAAAGTGCTTGAGATGAGGACGAGGCTGAATGATACAGAAGAGAGCTCAGAGG TGCACGCAGAGAGGGAAGGCTCGAGTGTGGATGCCGCCCTGGTTGGTGAGGGTAACACATCTATGATTCTGACCAAGCTTAAGGTTTCGGATGAGGGGACCTACATCTGTACAGTCAGTGTAGGCCTTTTCCACGCCCAGCAGGTCATACAACTCCATGTCACAC AACCTCCCCGTGTTTCTCTCTCGGAGGAGAAGTTGGTTTTTAAGCCGGAGGTGCCCCAGACGCTGAGCTGCCATTGCAGTAACTACTACCCACTGGATGCCCAG ATGGAGtggttctccctctctcctacagACACGGAGCCCACTGTCCTCCCAGAGCAGGGCTCTCTCTCCAGCCATCGGCAGCATGGTGATGGGACTTTCTCCCTGTCATCTCACCTCTCCGTGCCCTCCAGCGTCTCCCCTGGAAACACCATCACCTGCAGGGTGTCCCACTCGGCCCTGGCCacacctctctctgtcagtctggtgGTAGAAAAACCTGAACCAG ATTCGTATTGGTTGGTTCTGGGTTTCCTGGTCATCACTGTGCTTTTCTTCTACCAGGTCATGAAATAG
- the c1s.2 gene encoding complement C1r subcomponent isoform X1, producing MMDGREITSYSAMCQSNGQWHLSLPECKIIDCGEPEPLLNGGVTFISGSENQYRSVIQYHCNEPFYSLPGGVNVSYTCAADRKWRDNHDVPVTPTCIPVCGKPTKLISGFQRIIGGSTAPENTIPWQVLLSVAGDRGGGMVIGDRWVMTAAHNLVHSGITMKKEVLRVYMGSNNAHTLTKTSPADVASVHVHPEYNNPDHVDYNNNIALIKLQHPITFHASIMPICLPAEGVTYSTGVMGLVSGFGITRENNTEIISNMLKHIRLPVVDQGMCNNSINEVKKTENYVPSLSDNMFCAGVPEAGKDSCQGDSGSAFAMRDDGRFWAAGIVSWGVDCGVPGRYGVYTRVANYLDWINKTMQEN from the exons ATGATG GATGGTAGAGAGATCACCAGTTACTCCGCCATGTGTCAAAGCAACGGACAGTGGCACCTCTCCCTCCCAGAATGCAAGA TAATTGATTGCGGAGAGCCTGAACCACTGCTGAATGGAGGCGTAACCTTCATATCTGGCTCTGAGAATCAGTACCGTTCTGTTATTCAGTACCACTGCAATGAACCATTTTACTCTCTCCCTGGGGGAGTAAATG TCAGCTACACCTGTGCAGCAGACAGAAAGTGGAGAGACAACCATGATGTTCCTGTCACTCCAACATGTATACCAG TTTGTGGAAAGCCCACAAAACTTATCTCTGGCTTTCAGAGGATCATTGGGGGCAGTACAGCTCCAGAAAATACAATCCCCTGGCAAGTATTGTTGAGTGTAGCTGGTGATAGAGGAGGCGGCATGGTGATTGGAGACCGCTGGGTTATGACTGCAGCTCACAATCTGGTACATAGTGGCATAACCATGAAAAAGGAGGTCTTACGG GTTTACATGGGAAGTAACAACGCCCATACATTAACAAAGACCTCACCTGCAGATGTTGCTTCAGTCCATGTTCACCCCGAATATAACAATCCCGATCACGTAGACTACAACAATAACATTGCCTTGATCAAACTGCAACATCCAATCACATTCCACGCCTCCATCATGCCAATATGTTTGCCAGCAGAGGGCGTCACATACAGCACTGGTGTGATGGG ACTGGTGTCAGGCTTTGGCATTACAAGGGAGAACAACACAGAGATAATTTCAAATATGCTGAAGCACATACGCCTCCCTGTGGTGGACCAGGGGATGTGCAATAATTCTATCAACGaggtgaagaagacagagaacTATGTACCAAGTCTGTCAGACAACATGTTCTGTGCTGGAGTCCCTGAAGCTGGGAAGGACTCCTGCCAAGGAGACAGTGGAAGTGCCTTCGCCATGAGGGACGATGGGCGATTCTGGGCTGCAGGGATCGTCAGCTGGGGGGTCGACTGCGGAGTGCCGGGCAGATATGGAGTCTATACCAGAGTGGCCAACTACCTGGACTGGATCAACAAGACCATGCAAGAGAACTGA